Part of the Osmerus eperlanus unplaced genomic scaffold, fOsmEpe2.1 SCAFFOLD_1034, whole genome shotgun sequence genome, TGCAGCTGAGCGAGGAGTTCGGCACGCCCAACTCCCTGGAGGCCGACATGAGGGGCCTGTCGGACTACATGTGCTACTACGACGCCCTGCTCAGCTTCTCCTCCGACGCGGAGCTGGTGGAGAGCTTCaacgggggaggaggtggaggaggaggtgtcgtTGTGGCGGCGGGTGGCGTCGGGGGAGGGCCGGCTTCGCCCGACGAGGACCTGAGGGCCCACAAGGCCGTGCTGTCGGCCCGCTCGCCGTTCTTCCGGAACCTTCTGCAGCGGCGCATCCGCACGGGCGAGGAGATGACGGAGCGCTCGCT contains:
- the LOC134016178 gene encoding BTB/POZ domain-containing protein 7-like, producing LSEEFGTPNSLEADMRGLSDYMCYYDALLSFSSDAELVESFNGGGGGGGGVVVAAGGVGGGPASPDEDLRAHKAVLSARSPFFRNLLQRRIRTGEEMTERSLQKATRIVLDESIIPRKYVRVILHCMYTDVVELGLVLGGSPSGGLGEVQVMVTGARGPSPRTEEAMELYHIALFLEFSMLAQ